A window of Camelus ferus isolate YT-003-E chromosome 1, BCGSAC_Cfer_1.0, whole genome shotgun sequence genomic DNA:
CATGTCAGTGTCCACACAGTCACACCAGGGACGTACTCAGGACCCTTCAAATGGTTCCACTTTAAAGgggaaagtgtttttaaaaaccataaatattttaaacagaatataAAGCAGATTCCATTGCTGTCTTTAAGGTTTGGAATCTCCTTGAAAAATACCTGTGAatcttcagaaaactaaaaagtCACTAGCTGGGAAACTGATGCACAGGcaaaaaaacaggcaaatctGAGTGATACAGCTTAGGGATTTggtttacaaaatggaaaagagaatcGTAACAACCAAAACCTCAAAGTATAAGTGAGAACATTCCGCTACatattaaaagaaactgaatgtTGCCAGGTGGCGCACTTACAAGAAACACAGGCAATGAAGAAAACTTCTAAAAACAAATATCCCCGAGTATCCAGTATCATGCCAGCAATGATGGAAATGACTGCCAACCCAAGATTCTGAATGGACTGCATGCtacaatttaagaaattaaaagaaaaaacacatgtCAATTCTAAAGTCTTCACACACTGAGGAGCAATTTACTATAAACACTCGTATCTACAAACCACATACTATTAGTGTTAAGAGATGTTTTCGATCAGGAATGATGTGATTAGATTCACTTTCTTACCACATGATTGTTATCACTCTAAACTTTATGCTCAGAGGTAAGGGAGTTAATAAGTGCAGTATGATCTCAACACCTTCCTGCTGAATGAAAGGGTTAAGTGAATACCAACCACAAACGTGGTTTCCACTTTGGCCTTTTATGCCAGACTGTAACTCAACTTCTCACTGAGAAGCCCTGAGACAGATGGACCATGGGATGGTCCTGTCAGCAATTACCTCTTATGGGTTAGTTTATCTCCAGCACTCTTGCTGGAGGCTCAGAGCATTTTTTTTTGCCACAATAATAACATAAATAGGTTAATTGACTTTTCTAGTTATTTCCAGGTTCAGAGCTGTCCCAGAAGCCTGAAGATAATTAAGTTATTACAGCAGAGAGACATTATACGATCCACGGTGCAAACACTTACAAGCCATATGCAGTTCCCAGTTGATGTTCAGGAACTACAAATGCCACCATTGGCCACAGTGCACAGGCAAGCAACGAATAGGACAGTCCCAGGAGACACTATAGAAAGCAATATGGAAAAGGGTAAAAAAGCCTTATATTAACCAAAAGCTGATTTTCCTTTGATGCAGATTAGCAAGAATGACATAATAACTAATATACGAATATTCATGTAAATTGTACTGCAAAATAATAAGACTAAAAACTCATATTCAATACAGAAAAGTCCTGGCCCTCTCTAACAGTGTCCCTCTAGTGACAAAATACACAACactgtcttaaccattttaaattatatgtacatataattgGCTGGGCCTAGGGTGCAGTCAAAGACCAAGCAAGAAAATAAAGCTAATTTGCAAAAAGTTACTACCAACGTCTTAGGCAAGCTAATTTTCCAGTATTTATTaggaattaaaacaaattaagcaATCAAGGTAACATCACGCCGAAGTCCATTACCTGACCTCTGGGTCATCACCACCCAGATGGAGAGCTGGGTTCTCAGAGAACCAGCAACAACCACTGACTGCTTAACATCACTTAATGCTAACTTTTCCTTCAATTAAGGAAGATACCTTATCATTTAAGTTAAAGTAAGATCATTTACCCCTATCAGATTGGCAATGATTAACATAATGCCGATGTCCAACAATGGCaagaatactttaaaacaacatacacaaatattcatatattattgGTAAAGCTATAAATGAGTAGAAAGTTATTGGAGGAGAGGTTTCACAGTATCCATCAAGAAGCGAACTGTGCAAAGCCTCTGCTATAGCATTTCTACTTCTAGGAATCCGTCCCACAGAATTCTCACCAAGTGAGAATATCTACGTCCAAGTCCCTTTATTAAAAGGTAAGAAATGCAGCACTTCAGCCTGTGGTCTTAAGAATGACATTCTgaagaacaataacaaaaacttGATGAACTCATTATTACTTCCTGACCTACTAAGAGTCAAAGACAAAAGAATGCAAAATCAGATATTGggctgatagatttttttttttgccacctaTGATAGAATGACTTCTTTTAATGAAGtacagaaaaatataaggaaTTAACAAGCATTCTGGCTTTTATACgactattttatttcaaattctatAACAACATTGAGAGTAGTTAAATAAGCCAAATGAAATCAAAAATACTTTATGCATTAATGATTCATATTTATATACTCTAAGAATAGTTACTccataaaaactgaaatcaagTCACTGTTTTCCCCACTGTCACAAGCACTGCTATCAGAAGAGCTGAGCGCGGCTCCTGGCAGGTGCTATACAGAGTCCTCCCTGAAGCCCTGAGCCCCCAGGAGTCAGCAGTGACGTTACCATAGCAATCCAAGGGTTCCACAGCGTAAAGGCCAGCATCATGTGGGAAGCAAGGGTGGTCACCACTGCACACAGAACCCAGATGATGTTCTTTCCTGTTTTATCCACCAGGAGCCCAAATACTGGGGACATGGGAGCTGATATTACATACACAATACTgcccagaaaatataaaagatatttaataaattatatcacagcaacaaaaaatccaaaaagtCCCTAAAACCATTAGGTAAAGCAAACCCCAGctcatttcatttaatattcttcTAAAATGGTCATCAGTAAACAGAAATATAGAGATATAAACAGTGGTCCAAAACTTATTTGGTTTTCCATTAATGCAAAGATTGCCGTTCAGAATCAAGACCCAAGACAGACTTGGTTTCACACTGAGGATGTTAGCTCACATACGTCCTTTCTGTCTTGCATAACACTGggttataaataaaaatccacaCCAAGCACACAATATGCAATTAGAGAATTAACGAAGTACCTATTAATAGCACTCGCCGCCTGGGAGGAAAATCCAAATTTCTCTGtgaagaaaactctaaaataaaaaggcggggggtggggaaaTGAACACGTTACAGAGCgctattctgtttttaaaaagtaaagtcaaaataaaactgaataaaaataactcTAAGTTTAGTCAACTTTCCCTTTTTCATACTGTTTCCCCATCTTACTTGATAGTCATCCTCAAGCAACAGGCTAAAGCTtagtatttatataaatagttcactaactaaataaaatatactgatgcctacttttttcctcttttacataTACGGCAAAGAATAATACACAAAATTTTCAGAAAACCACATGTAGTATGACAAGGAATTAAGACGGCTTACTTTACTTAAAAGCAATACTAGATAGGTTCTTCACTAAATAACATACAGGGTTCTTGTCTCAAACTAACAAATAACAGCCTGAACTTAAAGGTTGTAATTACAAAGACACAGCCCCACAAACACACTCAAACACTGCTCTGTTTAAGTAGTTGCCAATGGAAAAGGAGAGCGAGGTAGAAGATAAAGCAAAGAAGAATTTGGTGTGGACCCTGAAGTTGAGCCTGGCAGAACAGCAGGCGtacaaacagaaacaggctcTGTCACTATGAGCCAATGCACTGTTTCCATTCTCAGTAAGAGGCTtcctaacaaaaaaaaataaagaggaaatagaaaagaatacgAATCCAGAACTAAGTgttaaaatggatcaaaaactgcttttaaagtatttcttcaaaaaaactaataataagtATTAAACCAGTACTAAACCTTATGCTAAGAAAACCAGTGGTATCCCAGGATGTAAAACAATTCCTATGAAAATATAAACTACAACCAGGGACGCAAGATTGAAGCTTAAAAACACTACATTTACGTGATTGAATTCTCATGATCATTTAGCCAACAAAAATGGAACGCTAGAGAATACTCACTTCCCGAGTCCAATGAAAGGGAACACGGCAACATAATAGCAGACACAGATGATGAAGATGAGCCACAGGGGCAAGGAGAAGTCCTTCACATCAGTTAACTTAATAACTTCACCttagagaagaaagggaggagccGTCAGCGTAGTTCTGTGTATCTAAGTCAAGACTAGTCTTCTTTTACCATGTGATTAACCTTcacaattcagtaaaaaaaaaaacaaaacaaacaaacaaaaaaaaacttttctcagTAAATCACTAAAATGCAGTTTCTGAGGTCACTTAAAAAGaccacagaaaaaacaaaacctaagatTAGTATCTACCTTTTTGCTCTCTTCCAGGAACATTCATCATTTTGCAAATATACAATCAAGAACGTAAGCTCTGCCAAACCacttaagggggaaaaagaatgAATCCAAAAATTTAGACAAGTGGAAATAGATTTGgaaataaaagtgtaaaaaaaaaaaggtgtattcAGCCTCACTGGGTTTACAACACTACATCAGGAACTTACCTCATTGTAAAACTATCTCAAAAATGCCGTATTTCCCAAAAGCGTCACTTTTGCATGTAGACTAACCTGTTTTTCCTTGTTCTTTATGAAGGATTCTTTCTGCTCTCTGATCCAAGTAAGCAAGGGCCAAGGCACAGACTAGTGAAAGAATACATGTTATACcccctataataaaaaaagagagagagagattcttaaAAGAGAACCAAACTGAAGGTTCCTAAAAGGCAGCATATTATGTTAACAGCAGAAAACCCAGCAACTGAAAGGGATGGCATCTAGACACACACGTGAAAAGCCTGCATCACTGCATCAGGACAGAAGGACAGGACGcgcacacaggaggcactcaaaCAGCGGTGGCTATACCGTATTATCTCCCAGCTGGAGGATGCAGACCAGGTGGAAAGACTAAAATTAAAGCCAGTCTAGCCTTGTCATCAGAATACAGACTGAAGAAAGCTGATGACCAGCTAGCAATTTAGTCCTAATTTCTTAATCCAGTTTAAGCACCAATTATTGATGGATGCCAGGGGAACAAAACTATAAAAGCAAAGTCTTGATTCTGTGATCACCTCatcttccttgtttttttcttctttcaaactgttttttttttaattgaagtatagtcaatttacaatgctgtattaatttctggtgtattcaTCTTCCCTTTGGATTCCTTCCTGAAGTCTAACCCTTGCTCCTACCCTGTGGAGGCCAAAGGGCCCAGCCTCCCACAGCACAGCTCACTCAGGTCTGCTTTCCTTCGAGTATTCAGCATTACTCACTAATGCTGACCTTATATCATTAAAGTGAATCAGGATAAGGAGTGAATAAAGTTTATACTTCtcaagaattttaataaaaagcttagtaaaataaatgaatctttaaCTGGTGACACAATACTACATAAAAATTGTGACGTAAGACTCAGTAGACATGGGTTCTACTTCTGACACTAACAAGCTGATTGAATTGACCTTGGACAAggaacttaacctctctgggcttcaattttcccatctgtaaaattagaGGCTTTGACCTGATGGTACAGATCTTTTCTGGCTCTAAAATTCTTTGAGATTCTCAATTCTCCATTGTGGAGAATTAGAAGGAATACAGAAGAGCACTGGAGAGCAAGAAAGAGGTTTCAGGTGGCAGAGGACATGAGAGGGAGGTAAGAAAGGAGGAGTCTCTAGATACAAGCTGCCCATCTAATAAAAGACAGCACAGAACCTCAGCCCACCACCCCACAGGCCTCTCCAGGGCTGTGCAAGCAGCTCTCCACACACCATGGGGCTCAGTTAGACAAATGCACTGCTCAGCAAAGCAGCATGGGTGCTGAATCCAGAGGGCCTCGTCCGCATCTCAGTGACCCACCCAGCAATCAGCAAAGAACTCAGGGCCAGAAGGGACCTATACCATTTTAGTCAAACACCCacaattttacagaaatgaaaactgagacacagaggttaaCTTCCTTGTCCAAGGTGACAGAACTAGTCAGGGACAGGACGAGAACCCAGACTCCGGCTGCCAACTTGGTGGATTTCCCACCAAAACCCATCACCTCTGACTTCTATAAATCTAAGCTCCACAGGCACACTAACTGAATTTGatcaaaaagaaacaattctCCTTCTCCTACAGACTATTAACTAGCACTTTACATGTATGAACTCCCTGTTTTCATTCTCACACACACTCTCCCAACTGCCAATCAAAACAACACTGAAGCAGACACGGTGGGACAAGATCCTCATTTTaggaaagtggaaataaaaacacaagtggGGTAAATGATGTCACTACATTCATTATGTCTAATTAGGTCCAAGAACTAGTGAACCGTGCAGGCAAAACTATAACCAAGTGGTCTGACTCCAATCccagtgttctttcctctctgcctcaaTAGTCCATGTGACAAGCTTTCAGGAGAGACAAAGGTGAGAAGTCAGGACTCACTAACCGATCATAAGTGTGACCCCAAGGGTTGTGTGACCAGCAGAACCCAACGAAGCTTCAACCTTAGAATACAGCCATCCCATGAGGTTCATGTTTACTGTACTTCCCTGAAAGAAAAGGGGGGTAAAAAAGCaacataattttcatttatatctcTGTCTTGCTCAAAAAAACAGGATGGGAGATAGCTTAGAGAAATAAGTATAATAGGGTTCATATTAAACaacagataaattttttaaaaacactacaAGGAAAAAACTAACAAACTAAGATAAGGCCACAGGTAAGATTACTACACAAAAAGgccaatttatagaaaatattagtATTCAAAACAGCACAGTACATCTAGAACTTCTtaatagacaaaacaaaaatgaaacaggagGTATAAAATTCACAGAGTACCCAGGACAAAAATAAACCTTAGCTCAGAAAAGGCACAACTTTTCCTGGTAttgacatctgaaaaaaaaaaaaaatcatcctctGTCCTTAAGACAGTAATAGTTATGGTACATAAtatcctcattcatttattcattcatttagcagttATGGAACCCTGATTCCATGCTCGTCATTAATCTAGTTACTGGGAATATAAtaagaacaagacagaaaaactTGCAGCTCTCACTGAGAGCTATCACATTTCAGTGGGTAGAACAGGTTAAATATGTAGTATTCTAAATAGCAATAcgaacttttaaaaaagtaaggttaaaaaaaaagtatggaagGAGAATACAAAAGGGGTGGAGACCTTGCTGGGCATGTGACTTTGGATTAAAACCTTGGAGGAAGCTGGCTCTGAGGCTAGCCGGTGGGAAGCACAACGTCGAGGCAGGAGGAACAGCCGGTGCACCGGCCCCAAGAGGGAGT
This region includes:
- the MFSD1 gene encoding major facilitator superfamily domain-containing protein 1 isoform X1, with protein sequence MIILLPFRLRLNGICRWGTIIFSCFVCIGQVVFALGGIFNAFWLMEIGRFVFGIGGESLAVAQNTYAVSWFKGKELNLVFGLQLSMARIGSTVNMNLMGWLYSKVEASLGSAGHTTLGVTLMIGGITCILSLVCALALAYLDQRAERILHKEQGKTGEVIKLTDVKDFSLPLWLIFIICVCYYVAVFPFIGLGKVFFTEKFGFSSQAASAINSIVYVISAPMSPVFGLLVDKTGKNIIWVLCAVVTTLASHMMLAFTLWNPWIAMCLLGLSYSLLACALWPMVAFVVPEHQLGTAYGFMQSIQNLGLAVISIIAGMILDTRGYLFLEVFFIACVSLSLLSVVLLYLVNRAQGGNLNYSAKQREEIKLSHAE
- the MFSD1 gene encoding major facilitator superfamily domain-containing protein 1 isoform X2, whose protein sequence is MEEEGEEARALLPGGPDEGDGGDPATLAAPGALPALCDPSRLAHRLLVLLLMCFLGFGSYFCYDNPAALQTQVKRDMQVNTTKFMLLYAWYSWPNVVLCFFGGFLIDRVFGIRWGTIIFSCFVCIGQVVFALGGIFNAFWLMEIGRFVFGIGGESLAVAQNTYAVSWFKGKELNLVFGLQLSMARIGSTVNMNLMGWLYSKVEASLGSAGHTTLGVTLMIGGITCILSLVCALALAYLDQRAERILHKEQGKTGEVIKLTDVKDFSLPLWLIFIICVCYYVAVFPFIGLGKVFFTEKFGFSSQAASAINSIVYVISAPMSPVFGLLVDKTGKNIIWVLCAVVTTLASHMMLAFTLWNPWIAMCLLGLSYSLLACALWPMVAFVVPEHQLGTAYGFMQSIQNLGLAVISIIAGMILDTRGYLFLEVFFIACVSLSLLSVVLLYLVNRAQGGNLNYSAKQREEIKLSHAE